The genomic interval AGCAAGAAAAACTGAGAACTGGAGAGAATGTGTCCCAAGTAAGCCTGGCCAGTCACAACAATCCCAGTCCTACTGTGGTGGTTCTGAAGACACAGAAGAGAAGAACTGGCGGCAGAATTCTAGACAGGATAAATCTCCAAGATACAATTGGAGTACAGTTTTTAATCGCAAATACCAAACACAATGTGATGAAAATGTGTACAGTGTTAAACTCACCCCTCGCCTCCTTGTTGATTACTTGGTGGGATATCCAAAATTTTCTGCAAGTCTCTCAGAACTTATAAAAGATAAGGGCCTGCATCTGCTAAAATTGCAAGAAGTTGTGTTGCAAAATAAGAGAATATTTAATTTAAACAACAGCTTAGTTCAGCTGAAACCACAAGTTAACATCTGTGAAGCACACTCAAGCCCGGACGGGTGTCATAAGGATTTTCCATGCTCTGATCTACATATCTGTCCTGGTTATGTCACAGGTTCCTGCCAAGAAAACATGTGCTCTTTGGGACACAAGTGGTCAGTGAACCACAATAAGACTATTCTTCAGGCACTCTTTATTGACTGGCTTCCTTCTCGAATTCTTATGAAGCTTATCAGACTAAATATGAAGAGCTCTCATGCATGTCAGTTAGGTGTTTGTAGAGGCTACAATGAAGGAGGCTGCAGCCAGTCTGACTGTGAGGCTCTCCATATATGTCTTAGCTTTGTGCTGGGGTTTACAAGATGTTCCATTGAAAACTGTCAACTAAACCATGATCTACTGAGTCCTAAATGTTGTCAACTACTGAAGACTAATGGTTTTTCTACCAATGAGACTCTACGGGACATTGTAATAGCTCTGCTCTCAGCAAACCCCACGCTCACCAAGGATGAACAGTCTAACAGTGGGCAAAACAAAAATGACAAAACAATAAAACATCCATTAAAAATTAAAACATGTGAAAAAGAAATCCATAAATACTCTATGAATGTGGAAAAGAAAACTATGATACAGAATGTTGGTAAAAAATCAGCTGATATGAAAGCTAATGTTGAGGACTTTAAAAATGAGGTCAGACTATATTCTAATGAAAGTAAAGTTAAGAGTGACATACTGACAAACACAGAACATGGCTCAAAAACTTCAGAAATGTATAATATACCTTCAAAAGCagaaatccataaatgctctctGAATGTGGAAAATAAAACTGTGATACAAAATGGTGGTAAAAAAACAGTTGATATGAAAGCTAATGTTGAGGACTTTAAAAATGAGGTCAGACTATATTCTAATGAAAGTAAAGTTAAGAGTGACATACTGACAAACACAGAACATGGCTCAAAAACTTCAGATATACAAGCTAAATTAACACTTTGCATGCCTGCAGATTCAACTAAAACAATAGCTGTCAAGAACTTCCGTACAACTCGTTGGTCACATGATTTAAGAGGAGATGTTTCTATACCAGAAATTTGTTATTACTCAGTAGAAAAGAAGTGTATGTATGAAAAAAGTGGATGCCAGCGACTCCACTCAAAACAGCATTTTTACTGGCAGGTCAGTAAACAAAGAAGTCATTGGATGAACCTACACCTTAGTCAGGTGATTTCCTTGGAGCGGGCCTACTGCGACCCTTCACAAGCTGGAGTTAACCTTCCTTGCCTTGATTCAGGTAACCTTGAGGTCCCTTTTATGGCTCTTAATATTCTGTTGGGTCGTGACATTTTGTATGCAGATTTTAAAGCAATGAATTTGACCAACTCGTCCAAAACAAAGATCCTTTACATTCGTCGGCTATGTACTGAGGCAGTCTCTGACCAAATTATAAAAGCTAGCTGTTATACTTGGTATTTCCTAGATAATTACAACAAATGGATTCCTTATGGTAAAGTAGATACTTCAGGAGAAACAAAATTTATTAGTAACATAACTTCAGATTACATTGAGAAGCACTATCTTCAGAGCCCATCTGGATCTTTTGCTtttaaaaattcaaaattttcatACATTTTAGACTTGAATAAGATGTTACAAATAAATCAGATGACTAAAAATTCTCGTCAAGTAATCCGGCGCCCAGAAATGCATCTAGATAGAATAAAGGGATCCCAGAACAAACCCAAAGACAGCAGATCCCAAACAAGGTATGATAGTTATTTCTGTCCTCAGCAAATCCAAACATATAATAGTGGCTCTTGCTCAGCAAATAATAATGATGACACATTGACCAGCAGAGAAGAGCAGACAAGAATGGCAAGACCAGTAAAGCCCAGTAAACCAGAATGGCTAAAACAGACTAGCAGACCCAAAATAGATAATAGTAATGCAATGACCAGTAGTACTCAGCTGATAAACATGTTTCATGTAACTGGAGGAATTCAGCAGACCAAGAGGCTTGACACAATGACCAGCAGACCCCTGTATACCAGAACAGGTAACACTTATGAAAACAGCTTAATAAAAGAATACATTGAATAAAGAGCTCAGCAGACAAGGGTGACTGGTAACAACTAGAAGAGTCCAGCAGACATGGATTGACACAAGAACCAGCAGATCCAAGTAAATGAGAATGAATAGCACTATCATTAAAGGAGCCCAGTAGATTATAAGTGGCACATTGACTAGTAGAGTTCAGGATAAATGACACTGACCAGCAGAATACAGTACACCAGTATGATTTACATAATGGCTAACAGAGCCCAGCAGACCAGGATTACTAGCACAATAACCAAAGATACTAAGAAACCAAAATACAGTATTTGGTACTATTCATAGCAGAACTTAGAAAAATAAGAGACATAGGTAAGTGCACTATGACCAGCAGAACATAGCAAACCTATATAAATCACACTGCAGTCATCCCAGCATACAATGATCTAAACTGTTAGTGACTCAGGCACTGATGGGAGCATGTGACTGTAACTTTTACTAAATATGACCATTGTGTAAGATCAGCTAGTAAGATCAACCCTTTATGAACTAATGCACAATCCTTAACTTCAATTACTTTTTAAAATCAGTGCTCTGGAACACATACATGACCTTAGATCAAATAATACTATCACACAGACTACACTGATGACTACTCTCACCCTGAGAGTGGGAGGGCGGGAAGTGTTATTATTGTAAACCGGCCTGATGGCACTGTTCAAATTCAAatgatttatttatttctttgcaagtagtacattgagattatgtatttacagtaatgggttgcaatgcaaagagagcctctattatgcctaggcatcaTGAtccgacttaatttaatggcttactgactacttaacactaaagaaatttatcatagttgtacagtagttctatGATAGAGaggtgtattaaaattaataacttGGTGTCCACCTTACAAACTGAGCTGTTTGCCATACTTGTTGCTATCGAGCTTGTGAAGACTGTGACCACATAGTGTAATTGTAACGGACTCTCTTTCCTCGTTACTTAGTCTAAATAGCCTGAGACCTGAATGTATGCTTGTGTATGAAGTTAGACACACATATGCACAAATTATTAAGAAAGGGATTGCACTTAAATACTGACCAGAATTCCTCCCAGCTGTCTCCTGGACTAAATGTTGGTAGACATAACTCTGGGAGTTTGGGCAAAGACCTGGCATTTACATTACTACACTGGTCAGCTGCAATATTTACACATTTCAATTTAATTAATACCTCACTTTTACATGATAGTGTTTTCTTCTAGTTCATAATGCTGATTAATGAATAATTCCCTTTCATTATCATCTGTACAATTCATCAACATATCTCCTACATATTCTGTGTAACACAATTTATATGACACCTACCTATTCTCTAATGATTCCAAATATAATTCTAAATTAACCTTATTCACAgtttcttatttatttatttatttagaaattttagcatacatacagaggtacaaaaaaatacaggtaagagcagcatgccaaagccacttatatgcaaagcattacgggctggcttaaaattaacttaagattaactaagcaatgatgaaatcagtgataagacattattgtaaacagatatctataaagcacaaatgagtattacaaagacaggtcaaatggttgcatgcattgctgttcattcagtagaatggagtattctgttaggtagtgtatttaaaaaaataacaaagttagattgggtcctaggtttaacatttatgtgatataattgtgagtaacattttggatatacaatttataaggttcagttattcagtatttatttggttttgagtgagtaagtgaactttgagaagagacttgaatttataaacaggtagtgtttcttttatatttacaggtaatgaattccagattttagggccttttatgtgcattgagtttttgcatagcgtgagatggacacgaggaacatcaaagagtgatctgtgccttgtgttatggtcatgttttctgttgaggttggcaaggagatgtttgaggggagggttaatatcagagttaagtgttctatgtatgtaataggtgcaataatatgtatggatgttttgtatggtgagtaggttgagtgttttgaatattggtggagtgtgttgcctgtagtgagaatttgttatcattctaactgcagccttttgttgggtaattagtggtctgagatggttaattgttgttgagccccatgcacaaattccataggtgagataggggtaaataagagagtgataaagggccaggagggctgactgtggaacatagtaccgtatcttcgatagtatgcctacagtcttggaaattttcttagaaatttgttgtatatgtgtatgaaatttgagtcta from Cherax quadricarinatus isolate ZL_2023a chromosome 3, ASM3850222v1, whole genome shotgun sequence carries:
- the LOC128706567 gene encoding uncharacterized protein isoform X1, encoding MLEEDVYYTSTKEEDTEEEEEDTTATARNLKVRNDNSKWSGRGNLTTPHGLSVTTWDCWVKHNNWQPSSENYHQPVPRCSTRVTPHLLVTTLAEFPYLSATLQELEEEKLLEPLSVQEIISQHEDIFSFNGNVVQLTPCVSICSAHSGPVGCQVSSCNNVHICPKYVKDWCSDKSCPLGHNWHTSRNMRVLSRLYLEMLTFVTLKKLFRSTCRKALNGVEGQLDVCRGYNEGGCGQSDCGALHVCLSFLKGLKGCSDDVCQLNHNLLSPDCCQLLKAHGFSTNEAPRDIVMALFSTNPTFAGLAKDLQPITALKNTRDDRVMEEDQCDPLWSLSEDCSWNKNEEDGVEYYSEDEDKWGARKTENWRECVPSKPGQSQQSQSYCGGSEDTEEKNWRQNSRQDKSPRYNWSTVFNRKYQTQCDENVYSVKLTPRLLVDYLVGYPKFSASLSELIKDKGLHLLKLQEVVLQNKRIFNLNNSLVQLKPQVNICEAHSSPDGCHKDFPCSDLHICPGYVTGSCQENMCSLGHKWSVNHNKTILQALFIDWLPSRILMKLIRLNMKSSHACQLGVCRGYNEGGCSQSDCEALHICLSFVLGFTRCSIENCQLNHDLLSPKCCQLLKTNGFSTNETLRDIVIALLSANPTLTKDEQSNSGQNKNDKTIKHPLKIKTCEKEIHKYSMNVEKKTMIQNVGKKSADMKANVEDFKNEVRLYSNESKVKSDILTNTEHGSKTSEMYNIPSKAEIHKCSLNVENKTVIQNGGKKTVDMKANVEDFKNEVRLYSNESKVKSDILTNTEHGSKTSDIQAKLTLCMPADSTKTIAVKNFRTTRWSHDLRGDVSIPEICYYSVEKKCMYEKSGCQRLHSKQHFYWQVSKQRSHWMNLHLSQVISLERAYCDPSQAGVNLPCLDSGNLEVPFMALNILLGRDILYADFKAMNLTNSSKTKILYIRRLCTEAVSDQIIKASCYTWYFLDNYNKWIPYGKVDTSGETKFISNITSDYIEKHYLQSPSGSFAFKNSKFSYILDLNKMLQINQMTKNSRQVIRRPEMHLDRIKGSQNKPKDSRSQTRYDSYFCPQQIQTYNSGSCSANNNDDTLTSREEQTRMARPVKPSKPEWLKQTSRPKIDNSNAMTSSTQLINMFHVTGGIQQTKRLDTMTSRPLYTRTGNTYENSLIKEYIE
- the LOC128706567 gene encoding uncharacterized protein isoform X2; this encodes MLEEDVYYTSTKEEDTEEEEEDTTATARNLKVRNDNSKWSGRGNLTTPHGLSVTTWDCWVKHNNWQPSSENYHQPVPRCSTRVTPHLLVTTLAEFPYLSATLQELEEEKLLEPLSVQEIISQHEDIFSFNGNVVQLTPCVSICSAHSGPVGCQVSSCNNVHICPKYVKDWCSDKSCPLGHNWHTSRNMRVLSRLYLEMLTFVTLKKLFRSTCRKALNGVEGQLDVCRGYNEGGCGQSDCGALHVCLSFLKGLKGCSDDVCQLNHNLLSPDCCQLLKAHGFSTNEAPRDIVMALFSTNPTFAGLAKDLQPITALKNTHDRVMEEDQCDPLWSLSEDCSWNKNEEDGVEYYSEDEDKWGARKTENWRECVPSKPGQSQQSQSYCGGSEDTEEKNWRQNSRQDKSPRYNWSTVFNRKYQTQCDENVYSVKLTPRLLVDYLVGYPKFSASLSELIKDKGLHLLKLQEVVLQNKRIFNLNNSLVQLKPQVNICEAHSSPDGCHKDFPCSDLHICPGYVTGSCQENMCSLGHKWSVNHNKTILQALFIDWLPSRILMKLIRLNMKSSHACQLGVCRGYNEGGCSQSDCEALHICLSFVLGFTRCSIENCQLNHDLLSPKCCQLLKTNGFSTNETLRDIVIALLSANPTLTKDEQSNSGQNKNDKTIKHPLKIKTCEKEIHKYSMNVEKKTMIQNVGKKSADMKANVEDFKNEVRLYSNESKVKSDILTNTEHGSKTSEMYNIPSKAEIHKCSLNVENKTVIQNGGKKTVDMKANVEDFKNEVRLYSNESKVKSDILTNTEHGSKTSDIQAKLTLCMPADSTKTIAVKNFRTTRWSHDLRGDVSIPEICYYSVEKKCMYEKSGCQRLHSKQHFYWQVSKQRSHWMNLHLSQVISLERAYCDPSQAGVNLPCLDSGNLEVPFMALNILLGRDILYADFKAMNLTNSSKTKILYIRRLCTEAVSDQIIKASCYTWYFLDNYNKWIPYGKVDTSGETKFISNITSDYIEKHYLQSPSGSFAFKNSKFSYILDLNKMLQINQMTKNSRQVIRRPEMHLDRIKGSQNKPKDSRSQTRYDSYFCPQQIQTYNSGSCSANNNDDTLTSREEQTRMARPVKPSKPEWLKQTSRPKIDNSNAMTSSTQLINMFHVTGGIQQTKRLDTMTSRPLYTRTGNTYENSLIKEYIE